A genomic stretch from Helianthus annuus cultivar XRQ/B chromosome 1, HanXRQr2.0-SUNRISE, whole genome shotgun sequence includes:
- the LOC110864441 gene encoding mitochondrial inner membrane protease subunit 2, whose protein sequence is MGIHNTVMKMFNKSIAFGLVGITVTDRYAGVCPIRGSSMAPTFNPSLESFTDDYVFLEKFCLDRYKFSHGDVVIFSNPTNYKERCVKRIVAMEGDYISNVNGATRVPEGHCWVEGDNSAFSSDSRTYGPIPLGLIRGRVTHVIWPPQRMKKVDRRIAQDRLAL, encoded by the exons ATGGGAATACATAATACTGTTATGAAAATGTTTAACAAGTCTATAGCATTCGGGCTTGTGGGAATTACTGTAACAGACCGCTATGCTGGAGTATGTCCTATTCGAGGTTCTTCAATGGCTCCGACTTTTAATCCTTCTTTGGAATCATTTACag ATGATTATGTTTTTCTGGAGAAATTTTGCCTTGACAGATACAAATTCTCACACGGCGATGTAGTAATTTTCAG CAATCCGACTAATTACAAGGAGAGGTGTGTGAAAAGAATAGTAGCCATGGAAGGTGACTACATAAGTAATGTGAATGGTGCTACAAGGGTTCCGGAGGGACATTGTTGGGTCGAAGGAGACAATTCAGCGTTTAGCAGTGATTCAAGAACATATGGCCCG ATTCCATTGGGGTTGATACGCGGAAGGGTTACTCATGTCATTTGGCCACCGCAAAGAATGAAAAAAGTTGATAGAAGAATTGCTCAAGACAGGCTTGCCTTGTGA